A region of the Gadus morhua chromosome 1, gadMor3.0, whole genome shotgun sequence genome:
CTTGCATAGATTGTTTCTTGTTTGTATTACTATGTATTACAAAGTACAAAAGTTGCTGACAGCGATTTGTAAACTAACCAACAGTTCACTTGTTTTTGTTGTGCGCCTGCAGTTCCTTGCGCGGTCTAGTGAAGTAGCCTTACCATGCGGGAATACAAGCTAGTGGTCCTGGGGTCAGGAGGCGTGGGGAAGTCAGCACTGGTGAGTACAGGCCAGGCCTTCCACTCCCAACTGGCCGGCTTTCATTTGGTCATTTATAATTTAGGCCATATTAAAGTCATTATAATTGCCCTGTCACTACAAATCATTTATTCGATTTTTGATAGAGGTGAGATAACATTCGTGTGAAACATATGTGGCTGATTCACACATCATTTACATTCTCTTCATACTTGCCCATATGCTACAAATGAAGGCTTCAAATTGTAAGTTTTATTCTAAATGACAGTATTTGTCTTTGTCCCTTCCAGACAGTTCAATTTGTGCAAGGCATTTTTGTGGAGAAGTATGACCCCACAATAGAGGACTCCTACAGAAAGGTACGGACGCCCGCTTTTCCTCCTGCATAGTCACTCCCCTGGTCCATGGTGCCACGTGTATCacatttcctctctcctctcctccccacagcAAGTGGAGGTGGATGGACAGCAATGCATGCTGGAGATCCTTGACACGGCCGGAACTGTAAGTTAAGAGGCGCCCCCGGCAGCAGGGTGTTGGCGGGCCGGGCTCAGGTGGGGGCTTTGGtgacggtgtctctctctcccccggtcCTCCAGGAACAGTTCACGGCCATGAGGGACCTCTACATGAAGAACGGCCAGGGCTTCGCTCTGGTCTACTCCATCACGGCACAGTCGACGTTCAACGACCTGCAGGACCTGCGGGAGCAGATCCTCAGAGTCAAGGACACCGAGGATGTGAGTGGTCCGGAGTCTGAGCCCACCGAAACGCACTCAAAGAAACGGACTGATATGGTTACCGACGTTGGCATCATAGCCCTACACAGGCTCATAAAGTGTAGGCCTTTGTGGACATTAGCTCGCCGCGCCATTCACTGATATTCATGTTTAAGACGTCAAGAGTTTCACTGGCTAATGGCCTTGCCTGTGTTATTGGAATCCTGGTTCATGTGTGATTATCACCTGACCGTTGCCTTGGTGAGTTCAACGCCCAAGTCACTTGAAACGCCCAATCAGGGAAGATAATGGCAAGACCCAAAAGGATTTCCAGTTATAGTTGATGTTCTGTGCTTGTTTTACAGCATGCAAGGTTCAGTCAGGAAAATCAACATGTAGGGTAATGCCAGAGACCGTCAGTTACATAACCTGATTTTAAATGGGCAACCTAGGCAACAAGCCTTTTAAAATGGGTGCCGCGGTCCAACTTCACAATGTTGGAGAGGATGTCTCCACCTGCCCCCACGTCCCCAGACTCGAGGCTCAGCTCGGTGGAGGATTATGAACGAACACCAGTGCAAGACCAGCTGAGCGCACTAATATATTTTGAGTCGAGCAAATGTATTATATTTGTCAATGACAAGATACGGCTATTCCCACACTGTAAGTTGATCAGGTATTGGATAAGACGTCTTTAAATCCTTCTGGGCGCAAGGCGGTCTCCATCTTTCAAATGCAACTCTTCGTTGTTACAGTAATGTAGCACAGCTCTGGTCATGGAGTTTATTCAAAGAAGACAAGTCTTTTTTAGTACTGGTTACGAAGAGAACGCTCTCGTGGATCCAGTTTGTTTGCTTGCTTCTGTGGCGGCAGCACACTGTATTTGTGTGCTAGATTGTTTCAGATCTGGCACACTGGGCGATTCTTAGAATAGTGAATCATAACACAGAGGCCATAACCAAAACAAATGCTCTGACCCGGAACAGAAGTTTTAGAGGAGAACAAGCTGGCCGTGGCATTGTTGTCAGAGAAGCCGGTATTTCCACTTAGCATTTTCCCTTAAACCCTGATGACGTATCATGGTCATTAAAGGATTTAGCACACTAAAGGGTTACAAATATAGCATATCTGTTAAAATAGCTTTGTTAACATGAAGCCGCTCTGGTTTCTCATTgatctctgttcctctctactTCATGTAAGTTTACTCTCTGGGTGTGGGCGGGCAACGTAGCAACCGAATGGAAATGGAGTTGCCTTTATTAGATGCAATCGGCCACATTCACTCACATCCTCTGCTGCCCCAGAGGCATGGGCTACTCCATGCTGAGTGGCGTTATTTATTCATAGACGCCTGCCTGGTGACTATGCAGTTAGTATTTGGTGTCGGGCGTGTATAAATACGTTCCCCCAAAGCGTGAATAGGAAATACAGTTTGACCTCACTGGATGCTAATTGTGTATCCATGGTTACACTGTTTTCACTAGCAGTGTTCTATTAAAAGGCTTCATCTCAACACTGAATATTAACCAGAGTTTAATATTCATTAGTGTAATATACTGAATCCATTTCTTGCCAATGTTCCTCACTAATGATCGACTAGTTGGGTTGATAGGCCATGTATAACTGAATGAGCCAACATGAGGTGATACGCCTTATAAAATGTTTATCACATATTTAAGTGGCAACCCTGAAGCTATTTGTTTCAATAAATGTCTAATTCCTTATCTTTTCCTGTATTGGGTTACATTGAGTCAATGGCCCCCTGATGGAAGCCTTTGCATTTTTTGTACCATGAATGTTACAAACTAGTTGTCCTTGGAGACTTACCCACCAGGTGTTCAAATCTCAAGCGACGCAGGTAATGACGT
Encoded here:
- the rap1aa gene encoding RAP1A, member of RAS oncogene family a; the protein is MREYKLVVLGSGGVGKSALTVQFVQGIFVEKYDPTIEDSYRKQVEVDGQQCMLEILDTAGTEQFTAMRDLYMKNGQGFALVYSITAQSTFNDLQDLREQILRVKDTEDVPMILVGNKCDLEDERVVGKEQGQNLARQWNNCAFLETSAKSKINVNEIFYDLVRQINRKTPMEKKKAKKKSNCTLL